The Montipora foliosa isolate CH-2021 chromosome 10, ASM3666993v2, whole genome shotgun sequence genomic sequence CTTCTTGGAAGAGATGATGACATGCCACTGGATGTAGCAAGACAAACTTATCAGGGTTATTGCTCAGAGTTGTTAGATGCTGCTTTGGGTGAGAAAACATATTTATTGGCTTCTATTAGTGGGTCCTAGGCATAGGCGGATTTATAGAGAAAACCCTTGCCCATTTGCGATACAATGTTTTTGAAATGGGcttttacaatattattgtttgacTGTGTGTCTTGGTAACTTGTGTGGTAGTTGTGTGTTAGATGTAATTTGGTGCTCCAGATTCTCTCTTTAGGTTCTTCAAGTTCTCAGAAACGTTTTCCCTTACATTTGCCCTCTACACATGCAGTCCCTCTAGTTAAGTATTAGACTGTgatgttttagttttttgacAAGAAGTGATCCAGAGcttgaaaatataaaaaaatcagaaaatagCCGTGACAAAAAAGAATCCTTGAATTTAAATCCACTGACAGGTTTTAACCGTAAACATTTCAGAGCAGATTTCCTCCCTAGACAAGCAtggcttaaagtgcccctaagcccaaaatattttttcctctaaaatggATCTTTTCACCTGTTTGAAACGCATTGCAGccttattttcctttttctaacaaatcctgcctttttataggcttcaaaactcgCGAAAAACCAAGCTTCTTTTGTTcatgaccgagtcagaaggggagtgggtctattcctgatttgacgtcaccaactgatttacattgcattaactctttctaaaaactgcatgcaaagtagattgtgttGTCAAATcgggaatagacccactcccctccTGACTCGGTTGTGAGCAAAAGATACTTGGTTTTTCGCAAgatttgaagcctataaaaaggcaaacaggatttgttagaaaaaggaaaatatggccacaatgcgtttcgaacaggtgcaaacaTTCATTTTatagcaaaaaaatattttgggattaggggcactttaagaatgCTTTTTGCAAACGTTTGAACCTAGAATCTGGGcttctttgcaaacaataattatttgtaaagATGAATTTAAGAAGCCAACATTTTTGCAGATCACCATGATGCCATTATTAAGTCAAAGTAACAAGGCTACAAGTAAAAATGATACAAAATCATTTTATTGTCATTACTTTTACTTAAATGTTTCTAAGTAATTACTATAATATCAAACACAGACTACAATGTTTGGCCAAAACAGTTTATTGACTAGTAGAACGAGACGCTGGTGTGAGGTCAATAAACAAAACCGCCAAGGGTGGAGTGGGCATCTAAGTGACGACTAGCTCGAAGGTTAAGTGAAAGACCTGAAAGGTGATACGCTAAACCGGCTGAGGGCTCACCCGACAGGGGCAGGTTCTCAATAGCAAATAGCAATCATCATCAGTGGTGATCCTTGTACCTTCATTTTGTCGCGTAacacattaaaggggctaggtcacgctattttaggtaattttgtttaattttgtcaattatgagctctaaacatcaaattggcagagcaagagtctttcatttgcaaaatcacggccacataacaactgagaatgattttccagcttcgttaatgacattttgatatagactgatataactttgaaaaaaggtgggccgacgtttttcaaatttacccaaattcaatccgtttcaatcctctccagttttgcccatccatgtcccttcttggcttccctgtgtttttttagagttcttctatagttttgaacagttactttgatattttagttcattctatgaccattcgatcagtgctgaaattgcctaaaattgcgtgacctagcccctttaaacactGGTTTGATTGATACGTTATTTGATACAAGTTTTTATCATGTTATGGTTTCAGAAATACCACAGCCTCTTACCCAGATCTGTAAAGTTTCAGTGAGGAAGCACTTAGCTTGCCATTGGGAAAGCATCAATGAACTTCCTTTGCCAGTAGTTTTGAAGGCTTTTATTGGAAGTGTAGTTTGATGATTTCCCCACAATCTTCTAACTACACTTGATACTCTCAGATAACACATGCTGATATTATTAAACCCTTGTTCAACATAGTCTTTAGTTGCTCAGTAGTTTAGAGTATACTCCAAATAGGCCATGAAGGATTCATATCCCACTGGGGATGGAAATTTTATGGAGTTCCAATTATCATTGATTGTCAGTTGTCAGATATTCACTCTATCTTGAAATTTAATGTGGTCGAATTAGATTCCTTTTTTTGAAAGTTGACtgttccagtttttctttcgtTTATTGCAATATTTTTATTGTGGTATAACTGTAAATATTtaacaaacaaaggaaaacaaattggGTAGTAAAGTCATTAGTATTTTCAATGGGCACTACATGTCaattaagaaaataataatattcacATTGATTAACCTTATTTGCTATAACCAGTTGCAAAAGTAATTGAGACATCTTAATGTGACAAGAGAAAACTGTTCGTGATGCGATGCAACAAAATGTACCTTAAGTGACGTGGTGTGAAAAATGGAGTGTAGTTATTGTTGTCGGTGATCATTAGGTGCAGTGCGACCCTTAGGGAGTAAAACTAATGGTCCTCTAGTGACAGCCAaacaaaatgcaggatttgcatttgtccactagttgggtgatactaattattGTTAGTTCAAGTGGGTGGTGTGtgtaaaagaaaaggaactttatttaagtgtctagtcgttctagcgctggagcactaattggggacactgtaaactgaaattaacaaagaaagcaaatcaaattacatgtcggtttttgagtagaggggaaaccggaggacccggagaaaacctctcggtccagagtagagaaccaacaaactcaatccacatatgacgccgagtcagggaatcgaacccgggccacattggtgggaggcgagtgctctcactactgcgccatccctgcacccctacaGTGAATAAATAAGAGTTTATGTTTGAGATTGTTGGCAGATTTGTCATGGTTCTACAGTATCTTGCCACTCCCCTTTGCAGTGTTAAATTAGCTATGCAGTATCAATTTACTTGTAAAACATAGATGAGCAACATTGAATTGGGAAAGGGGGTTTGCGGCTTTTGGTAATTTTGCACTAAATTTCTTCTTGGCCATTCACGAAATCAGTAAACAGCCATTTTTAGCACAAGTTGTCTCAACATTTTTGCAACTGGTTGTCTAGTTTCTGTTAGGGTAAAAAAATTACtcttctttcacatgtgaggatgtTTTCAAAAACATAAGCTAAGTGTAATATGTAGGCAACCTCAAAAATGCCCAAGGAGAAACCCCATTTTCAGGTGTGTAGGATATCATGAATTTTTCATACTTGACTTACCTTACGAATGATGTCAAGAAACACGATTGATGTTGGAAATAGAAACATGTCAGCTACCGTATTTCTTTTACATGAAACTGACAGACTTGAAGCATGCAATTCTATCAAGTGAACTTCCAAATATCAGTAAACAAATGCATTATTTTACGTATGAAAAACATGCAGTACGAGTAGTGACCACACAGGCAATGAGTTGAGAATACCTCCTACCTTaatgcaaacaaaaacaatcaaaCAATCTCGAAGGTCATTGCTCGCCATCTCAACATATATGGTTTTTGATGAACAAAATTTGAATCGGGAAAGGGGGCACTAGATTGACTAGATTTCTTCTTGGCCATCCTATGAAGTTGGTAAACACAGTTTTTGAGCAGGGTGTCTGAACATTTTTTAACCAGCATGGTTGTAGCACATTTTCCCCCAGTGTGGATCCTGTGGATAGTCTCAACTCATCccttaattaaaagaaaatcaaaatgtgcAAGCAGTTAAGATCTGTTGGTTTTTAACTGTGAAGAATGTGTAGCTAAAAAAGTAGAGCTACATTTTGTGAATGAAAGTGTTGCTTAATTTTGAACTGATCTTTTTAAAGATGTGCTTTGCAGAAAGTAAACTGTTGATGTTACTGTATGGTCATTCCTTTAGCCCGGAGCAGGCTCAGTTAGGGATGACTTGGTTTGCATTTTTGCAAAATGGAATTCTCTACTTTTTTCAAAGAAGCTGAAGAAATGGAAGCTATGGAATTGtgttaaaaaatgcatgcaaaataTCAGCACTAAGAATTTGTGTTTTGAAAGTTGGCAGAGGAGGTTAGTACATTGTATTCTTGCCATCTTCAACGGACTGGGTGCAGATAAAACATGGAATTCTTCAAGTCAATACTGTTTAAAAATAGAGCTACATTAAAAACAGTTTTGCTTAATTAAGGGAATAAAAACATGATCAAATTTGTTTCATAGACCATTTTAAAGTTGTGTGCTTacttacctggcctatgaatgaaagtgagggcTAGTATTaactattattatatggctctgtctcacgaggactgggaactacaaaattcacgaatttgattggctaaaatcgatattgaccacggtctagattttcccatctagaccggcatctagaccggtaatgttttgcggtgaaaagatgcaaactaaaatgcaaaaatattgagtattttcttctacaaatatttatttatggaagtgccaaacagcatgatgacaaaagagaggatgacgagcaaactttgcagaattaagttcagctcatcgccactcatcgccgttcgcaagcaaaatgtcagttagtacaaaccagttacattaaacaaattaaatcgttcttgtttggccatataataaacatcttattaaccgagctaggtcggtctgtatgggagaatcttgacctcggtcgctggtacagacctcactgcgttcggtctgtactcacgacctcggtcaagattctcccatacagacctccctctcggttaataagaactaagtattgACCTTGTTCTGATAGACGCTTGActtaccctgggtgccagaggtttttctctctcagagcgatggaagaaaaacctctggcatccagggtacacttgactgcttttcttatgtacaTTCCAACTAATAATTTAGCATGAGAACAAACAAGGGAGGTCTATATCATGGGCTAGATAACTAAGCACGTaactgtaaaaaggtctattgataGTGagattttcaatttgcattagTGCGTTATTACTTACGAGGCTTAGATATAgaatttcatgcttttatcGCAATCAGCAGCAAAAAATGTGATGTAAATCTTGCTAACATTGGCCcatatttttcataatttttgtgTATAGCGGGTCTTTTTGAATGGTTTACGAAAAATTCAGGGTAAATTGCGTTCCTGTCTTTTCTCTTTTTGGCAGCATTGTTTGTCAGagacaggtcactcgttgcagggcattgttttaccttttggaaagtaacgctaaccctcaatttggctcaCTCAAGGCCGTATTggggtttttaggcctagggttagcctcactctcaaaaaggtaaaacaatgagcAGCGacgagtgacctgtgttttagacccgccacTCCATTACGGAGGCTACTACAAAATGACGAATTTTATCAGTTGTCAAATCCACTTCCGGTTGCCCTTCGTCGGGATGAGCTGGTATCAAGTGTTTCCCTACTTCCGCGTTGACTTCTTACATCGGATGTGAAGTCACATTGATTTGGGGAATTTTACAgggaaaaaccaaaaataggTGATTACAGATGCAGTGTCATTTAAAGACAAGGTAACCACAAAACGTGAGTTTTCCTTTACTTTGGTTCAGTACTCAACAAGCTGGTGTCCACAGCAGTACTAGAAGGCAACCCTGTTTGAGGAAAATCTATGGAAATGGAACAAGAACATGGTTTTGATGTAGCGATAGCGACTTTTCGGCGTAACATCAATGTTAGGGGAAATGCAGTTGATGAATTTTTGGAGGCCGTGCGCGATGGCCGTCATCTACATGTAGGCATTCATTCACAAGTTTTGAAAATTAACTCCCCACTAGACGTTCGCCAAGGTTTTCAAATAACGCTTTTACATAGAATTTGCCTATTTGCTGTTATATGTGAGCAAAATACTGAAACATTTGCACCGATTGAAAGTGTTGAATGGAATATCCGCCAGATAAAGTTACTACGATTTTCGAGCTGCCATGCATGAACGGCTAACTTTTTTCCGCGTTTTTCAACTGGCAAAAAACAGTTCGCTTGCTCGCTTCCATGCTCCAAGCCCTTTCATATTATAAGCCATTTAAGTTCGCTGTGGCAGGATTTTCCATAAATGTAAGCTCGTCCTTTGTTGACATTCATAGTCGATGCAAAGTCTTTCAACTGTGTTTCACGTGCAGAAACACGCAGGCGGAGCTGTTAAAACTTGACGTGGCCACACTCTAAACGATCATTGGTTCAACGCGACAGTTTGTCTAGACAGACTTTAATTATTTAAGCATGTAAAAACGGGAGAAAAGTTAGCTGTTCACGGTAGCTCGAAAATGGTAGTAACCTGCCTTTGAATGAACAACTAGGGCAAAAGAGCAACTGAAAATCAGCCCTCATACAATCACAGACTCACTGACTGAGAGGTACATGAAGGAGGTGCAGATGATGACTGCTACACCCAGGGCTGGATTTAGGGAAAGAGTGCAAGGTGCAGCCcttcctaagaaaaatcctcgTCCGCCTCTGTACTCCAGCCAGTTACATCCAAGGTGTCGTAATATAAAACCTCTGTGGACATGCACGCCAAGGggaaaagaacaattttaaGCAGTATTAGTAAAAGATACTTGGTAATTTTCTGTCTTCATTGACAACCACCATTGCTGTAAATCCTTTCTCTTTGGCCTGGGTGCCAATGCAACCATGAGGGTATTACTTCAATGAATGATTTCAAGTCAAAGAATCCTTTAACAATCTAGATAGaactaattcaaattttattgttttgcttttttgtgtCAATCAGGCTAAGGTATTTATAGCAGCCAATAGAGTGGATCCAAATCTTTGGTTGGGTCAGCAAAGAGAAACTGCTTTGCATGTTGCAGCAGAGAATGGCCACTCAGAATTTTGTGAGTTTCTCCTTGAGATAGGTGCTGACAAGGACCAAAAAGGTgcttcaatttttatttaaacaaaatgtgAGGTTTTCTCAGTTAATTTCCAAGTGTTATTaatatcaaaataatattataatattgtTGCAGTGATTGTACTGTAATGGTTGTTTTATTCAAGAGGCGGTAACATGCAAGGGGGAAAATATGTGCGACATCTATATGGTTCAACTGGTATACCGTTCAACTAATACACAATATATGAGCACAATATAAGCTTCACAAAAAGCTGTCAATTTTGGTGTAGTTTGTATTAGCTGCAATGAATTTTCAGAATAAATAAGGTAGATGTAGATGTATGACTGTGTACATATGTTATATTATTTTATGAAGATGAAGTACGCATTTTAAATTTGTGAATATAATCTGGATAAAGGAGTTGCTTTGTGGACAATGCCACCAGAGCACAACATAAATAGTCCATTTGTCATCCAGTCCCAAGTATGCCAATTTGTAATCTTCATTACTGTTATTGTCTCTTTGCAGATGTGCGCATGAAGATTCCTCTGCACCTGGCTGCAGCGGGGGGTCATCTTGATGTTGTCAGACTGCTTGTAGAGGCTGGTTCTAATTTAGATAACATTGACAAATTTGGGAAACAGCCACTAATGTATGCAGTAGCTGGTGCACATGTGGAAACTGTGAAGTTCTTACTTGAGACTGGGTCATCTGTAACATCTGGGAGGAATTGGCATGCTCTTCACGAAGCCTGCAAAGTGGGCAGCCCTGAGCTGGTACAAATCTTAATAGATGCTGGGGCACGGGTGAATAACCCACGGCACTGTAAGTAaatgagtgaaaaaaaaaataatttgacatAAAGTAAGATTGGTTCACATTGTGAACCCTTATATGAACATGCCTTTGTTATTTTAAGCTGAAAACAAAAGTGAGTTAGACAAATTTGTTTTAGTTAACTTGCttggattttttaaattttattttgtgtttGCAATTTATCAAGTTGCTCATAACTTGAGGAGTTTTGATCACAATTCACTAAATGATGTCATGTAAAAACTAACACAATGATCttttgcactgattttattcgttATCAAATCAAGGTAACAGTTGCAAAATTATCCTGTTTTCTCAAACATTGAAACAAGTTTGTAATTTCAGAGAAATTCCATGCCCATATTGgatgatatatatatgtttgaataaattattattattactctgTCATCAGATTCTGGTGGTGCACCATGGTCTCCTCTTCATATTGCTGTTCGTCATGGTAACCTGGACTGCATTAAATTACTCATCAAGGCTGGCGCTGATGTGAACAGCATCAATGCTGGCAGACACACTCCTTTGCACGAGGCTGCTTACAGAGGATACGAGAATGTAATACAGGAGCTTCTCTTGCATGGAGCAGATCCACATGCGGCTAGTAACCAGAGGAGAACACCATTACATGAAGCTTGCATGCAGGGTACTTACAGTACATCTCCTCTTTGCTAGTTTACCTAGTGGCTTAGGGCCCCGCTACAGCTATAAAACGTTCTGCTCTACTCAGGAAAGGATAAAATAATACAGTAACTTTACATGTAGATTTCACCTCATCTCAAAAATCTAAACTGTGCAGTGCAGAACTGTATTTTCTCACTGATAATATACTCACGGATTGATTCAAGCACACTGATAAACACAACTGTTTTTATCAGCCACAATTCTTGCTTTACAGGTAACCAACTTGCTTGCCATGTGCTCTCAAAATCTCCCCATCCcatattgttttgaaacaattccCAGTCCCTACCGAGTGCAAGCTGGAAGCGTCTGACAAATCTTACAACAAATGCTTACAACAAGTGTAAAGAAAGCAAGAAAGCTATAATCTGCATAACTAGAATCTCTGAGGACCACTAGTTTTTCATTGATTACTGTTGTGTGTTAccctctataaataaagttgattaatCTTGGCAGCAGGATTATTGCAGATTATTGCAGTGAGCTGCTGTAGTACAACATGTCCATCTTGTGGTTATATAACTATACTAGGAGGTCACATTTCGGTGTGACGTaattaaatataataataattggtaTCCAGCCATGTGAGTTAATCTAAAAGATATTTAATGTAGAGTGTGTGTGGACACGTCTGATTCTCTAAGTTGAATAATATTGCAGTTGCTTTTAAATGTAATATTTTTGCTTTGTTACTACCTAAAACAGGAAATGTGCAATCTGCAATGATGTTATTGGATGTTGGCAGTAAAGTCAATGCTAGAGATTTTGTAACAGACACACCTCTACATTTAGCCCTCAGAGCGAACCATGCATGTGACATTGCTACCCAGTTAACCTGTGTTCTTCTGCGATATGGTGCATCCTCAACACTCATGGGGAGAGATGATGAAATGCCACTGGACATTGCAAAGCAATCTAGTCAGGATTACTCCTTGGAGTTGTTGGAATCTGCTTTGGGTAAGAAGAGACATATTAAATTTTGCAACCTATCTTTATTACAAGTGATGGTATGGGTTAGTGTGGAGCAGGTATATTGTTATTTGTGAAAGTTTTTCATCACTGCAAATGATTCAAGTCTTCCATCTCTAAGAGAATCAGGTCTTCCATATtattcaatgggttaaactatgGTCAGAAATTGTGTCCCGCCGTCCACTCCATTGTTCTAAAAGAAGTGCAGCGATAGCATTTTCCACAAGTGATAAGAATAGATTGTAATACCTTGTTGCAAAGCATTGAAATGCAAAATGGGATTGAAATGCAAACATACATTGCAAaaatgtctttgtttttgtgcttaTATTAATCCCTAATGCTTTGGGCACTAAATCATGATGTCCATAGTTTGAAAGGAGTGctattgtattttttaattttgtttggtctaaaaatgtaatttctgccAACATGTTAAAGATTTTCCTCTCAATTCTTATGAAACAGGATTATCATCCATTAATCAAATCATTTAAAATTCCATGACTCTTTCCTTGCGCATGTATTACTTGGGGAAGGGTGGAACGCATTCCCTTTCAAAATTTCTTTCCTGCTAGTGCAATGTCCTTCAGACTTTTTACTGTAATTTAGTGGAAAGAAGACTCTCCTGTGGTTCACATTTTCCTGTTGACCATGTATGTGACAATGTTGCCAAGTGACTCAAAAATGTCAAAGTGCAGGCACCTTGTATTAAACTGTTTTTAATTAGTTGATAACACCTCTAAAATTTGGTAGCTTTTGATATTATGCTGAAGGGACAAGAAGCAGGGTATAGACCATAATAATTATGcacttcaagtgaagctatgatcttcgcagttatgaacgcaatttttacaattttgcgtagagaagcctgaaaaattcaggacttcaacggggttgaagaggtcacgggttcaaagaTGATAgcatcacttgatttcatatccgcagttcatatatgattcatatcatataccatttcatcattaatatgCACTTCATCAAAAGTACgtaatttataaattaatttatAAAAAAACTACAATGCCTTGTTACTATACATGCATTATGTTTATCAAACtgtattaaaaacaatttttgcatAATTTGTTATCCTGGCTGGTGGTTCAATGTCAGGAAAACTTACAGGAACTGTCTCAAAGGCTTGTTTGGTTTGTCCACTATACTGGACAGAACGAAGTTAGATCAAAGAGTGTTAACAAGCCAAAGCAGGGGGCTAGCCTAGTCAGGCATCTTTACTTTGTCATGAAATATCTACGAGAAAGCAAACTGCAACAAGAGAAAAGATTTTTGCCTCTGCCGCAAATTGTACTTCACTATAATATTCTTTGTAATCTTGCTTCTCACATGATCGTGAAATATAAACTTACAGTATGTTCAAAGGTTTGTTGCTATTTTTTGTTTACAGAAATACCACAGCCCCTTGTTAACATCTGTAAAGTGTCTGTGAGGAAACAATTAGCTTGCCACTGGGATAGAATCAGTGAACTTCCTTTGCCAGTAACATTGAAGACTTTTGTTACAAGCGTGGCCTAGTAACTACTTTTTTGTGTTAATTAATTGAAACGTTCTTCAGTAGTTTTTGATTTAGCAACCTTTCAGTGACTGAGTAACTTCTCACTAAGTTGATTTTCATCTGAAATTGTGTAAATTTTGACTTCCAGGTAATCAAAGTGAAACAAGTAGACCTTTTCCAGTCAAATGAGTCACTTTAAAAGTAGAACAAACCATTTGAAAATACAATATCAGACTGAGTATTTGTTGGCAGATATATAAGCATGTTATTTAGTTTTATCTCAAGCTTTATTCTTAGTGAacaatttaaagtggtactatgatcaaaaaatcaaattttttttttctttgcatttcaAAACTATCAACTCAACaccaagtgacccaagttttaagctttaaTTTCAGAAAGACACTTGTTTAACATTGTATttgaactggaattttcctatttagtggactgccattactaactttaaaatcttgagagagttggatcaaggagaaaatgacgtcaaagactcactagttgaAATCACTAGTTgaagaatgcaatgcatttgTGCgggactgaattaatatgcagcatgggagtttcagCCTTTCAAAACTTGAGTTTTGCATACATTATGCGTTTGCATGCTGAagttttaagctattgagtgaatgatgtcacttttcccaaGATTCAACCCTCTGAAGTCCAactggtcagttttgaacgtgagtaatgggggactgtgaaatccaaaacttacattcaaagtaaacagcctttggactAAAATGAAAGCTCAAAAGTTTAacaggcaggtgttaagcaaacacactttcgaAATCtgaagaataaaaggaagcaattttttgatcataggaCCACTTTAAGGTTTACAGATGGAATAGAAAAGCAAAGAGCAATTGTGCAATTTAAACTTGTTAAACAGAGATCATCTTGTTGGAAACTTTATCAAGGAGCCATAGGCACCCAACAAATATACCACAATTGGAATTTTCCCTGCTCGTTTAACTTATCATTGAGCTACTATTGCTgcagattacaacatttttgagaGTTGTATTTATTGGTCAATGATAAAAATTGTTGGTCATAGGCCTAATATTTATTCCCTTTTTGGAGTTTCTTTTAGTAAAATTTTCGTAAGGATATATTATAAACAAGGAAAACTAGAAAATGGCTGATCAAATATTAAGCAAAAATTTTCATTGCTAGTATTTTTTATGGTGGTTCTTTAAACAAGGGAACATTGCtgttgaaaaata encodes the following:
- the LOC137973858 gene encoding ankyrin repeat and protein kinase domain-containing protein 1-like isoform X2, whose protein sequence is MEMEQEHGFDVAIATFRRNINVRGNAVDEFLEAVRDGRHLHAKVFIAANRVDPNLWLGQQRETALHVAAENGHSEFCEFLLEIGADKDQKDVRMKIPLHLAAAGGHLDVVRLLVEAGSNLDNIDKFGKQPLMYAVAGAHVETVKFLLETGSSVTSGRNWHALHEACKVGSPELVQILIDAGARVNNPRHYSGGAPWSPLHIAVRHGNLDCIKLLIKAGADVNSINAGRHTPLHEAAYRGYENVIQELLLHGADPHAASNQRRTPLHEACMQGNVQSAMMLLDVGSKVNARDFVTDTPLHLALRANHACDIATQLTCVLLRYGASSTLMGRDDEMPLDIAKQSSQDYSLELLESALEIPQPLVNICKVSVRKQLACHWDRISELPLPVTLKTFVTSVA